ATAAATAACCGTATCCACCATATGCTCAAGAACTTTAGGCCCAGCAATCGCTCCAGCTTTGGTTACGTGGCCAACGAGAAGTAAAGGAATCCCTTCTTTTTTGGCAACTTTAAGAAACATAGCCGCTGACTCCCTTACTTGGCCAACCGATCCTGCCATTCCTGATAAACTGCTTGTCCAGCAAGTTTGAATAGAATCAATAATCACCATTTTAGGTCTTAAATCTCTAATCTGAGCACAAATTGTTTCCACATTAGTTTCCGTTAAAAAAAGTGTTTCTGGAATTTTCAAATTTAATCTTTGGGCCCTGATTTTTATTTGTTGCAGCGATTCTTCTCCGGAGACATAAAGAGGAGGTGTTCTTTTTTTATCTATCTGACTGATTAACTGAAGCATTAAAGTACTTTTACCAATCCCTGGTTCACCACTGACCAATACCACTGAACCAGAAACTATTCCTCCACCAAGAACCAAATCAAATTCACTTATCCCTGTTTTCATTCTTGATTGAAAAACCGATTTAATTTGGGAAAGTTTCTGAGGTTTAGCTTGGGAAATAATTTCTCCGCTTACTCTATCTGGAATGCCCAATTTTGTCTCAACTAGACTATTCCATTCTCCACACTGAGGACAACGACCCAACCACTTTGGCGCTTCTGCTCCACACTGTTGGCAAACAAATTTGGTAATCGGTTTCGCCATGAAGAAAAAACTATTTATAGCCTATTGGTTTCTCTTTTAGAACTAATCCCAAACTCATTCTTCTCCCCTCTTTATCAATTGACTCAATATAACAATCAACTTTATCACCAACTTTAAGAGATTTTTCCGCAGGAATTTTAGAAATATGAATTAGACCCTCAATTCCTTCCTCTACATCAACAAAAGCACCAAATGGAGCCAAGCGAACAACTTTACTCTTGACTCGAGCATCAACCGGATATGTCTTTTCAATCGCCTCCCAAGGATCAAGTTTGAGCTGTTTAATAGAAAGATTAAGTTTACCAGTCGTTTTATCAACCGCCAAAACTTTAACTTTAATTTTATCACCTACTTTATAAAACTCTCCGGGGTCTTCAACTCTTTGCCAAGAAATCTCCGAAATATGAACCAATCCTTCTAGTTCAATTTTGTCTGGTTTAATTTTGACAAAAAAGCCAAAAGGCATCACGCCTGTGATCTTACCAGAAAAAGTATTGCCAATTTTAATCTTCCTAAGTTCTTCTTCTTGCGCTTTGAGAAGAGCGGCTTCGGAAACTTCTCTCTCTGAAAAAATTAATCGATTTTTGCCTCGATCCACTTCGATCGGCTTTACTTCAATCTGTCGGTTAATCAATCTTTCTATCTTTTCTTCCCATTTAGAACCAAATTGAGAGGCGGGGATAAAACCTTGTAGACCTTTGGCCTCAACCACTAAACCCCCTTTATTAACTTCCCTACCTGTCACTCTTACGGCCCCACCTGTTTTCATCTTTTCCTCAAACCGACCCCAGAGATAATCAGCTGCCGCTTTTTTAAGAGAAAGCAAAGTCTGACCTTTATCGTTTTCTGGTTGACTTACAACTGCCTCAACTTGACTCCCCACTTCCAATTCCTTAATAAAGTCTCTAGCCGCTTTCATTTCCCGATCAATCACCATCCCCTCGCTCTTACCGCCGATATCTATATAAAGGATACCTTTGGTTTTTTCTACTACAATTCCGTTAATCACATCGCCTCTTTTCCAGCCATGTAACTGATGCTTTGTTTGTTTAAGAAGCTCTTCCATAGTTGTGGGTTGTTTTTTAGAAGAACGTTTAACCGAAGCCTTGGGAGAAGACTTTTTAGTCTGTTTCTCTATTTTTTTCGATTTTCTTTTTTTCAAATTCCATTTACCTCACTTTCAAGAAAGTTTTTCTATTCTACCTTAAAATTAAGAGTTTGCCAAGTCTTTTTATTGTTTTGAGGTTTTAGAAATACCAAAAAGGCCAGCCCTGACCTATTTTCGCAGACCCTTGCGGATCAACTATCGTCGGCGCTGAAGTGTTTGACTTTCGTGTTCGGAATGGGAACGAGTCGTTCCACTTCGCTCCAAGGACTGGCCAATTTTTTATTTTGACTCCTTTAAAAGTGAATAGAACAATTTTAATCTACCAAATTTAAGAACGTAGGCGGACTAATCTTCACGAACTACTCCTTCGATCGATTAGTACGACTTGGCTAAACACATTACTGTGCTTACACCGGTCGCCTATCAAGGTAGTAATCTCCTACCGATCTTTCCCGCGTTAAACGCGGAAGGATACCTTATCTTGAGATGGGCTTCCCGCTTAGATGCTTTCAGCGGTTATCCCGAAGGAATGTAGCTACCCAGCGATGCACCTGACGGCAACAACTGGCACACTAGGGATTCCCCCAACCAGGTCCTCTCGTACTATGGTCAGCTTCTCTCAAGTATCCAACGCTTACTGCGGATAGAGGCCGAACTGCCTTACGGCGTTCTGAACCCAGCTCACGTAGCGCTTTAATGGGCGAACAGACCAACCCTTGGGAGCTTCTCCACCCCCAGGATGCGCTGAGCCGACATCGAGGTAGCGAACCGCGCCGTCGATATGAACTCTTGGGCGCGACTACTCTGTTATCCCTGAAGTAGCTTTTATCCGTTAAGTCCCGTCCTTCCCACGAAGAAACGGGAGATCACTAAGACCGAGTTTCCTCCCTGCTCGACCCGTCAGTCTCGCAGTTAAGCCGGCTTTTGCCTTTGTACGTCCAGCGCGATTTCCATCCGCGCTAAGCCGACCTTTGTACGCTTGCGTTACCTTTGAGCAAGCGACCGCCCCAGTCAAACTACCCACCAGACACTGTTCCCAAATCCGCTTCCAGGATCTTTAGGTTAGAATTGAACTTATCAAAGAGAGGTATTTCACTGTTGGCCGAAGCCTCCCTCCTATTCTCGACAATCAATAAATTCAACCCAATGTCAAGCTATAGTAAAGCTTTACAGGGTCTTTTTGTCCTGCAGTAAGTAGGCCGCATCTTCACAGCCATTTCAATTTCACCGGGTGAGGGCTCAAGACAGTTGCTCGCTCGTTAAACCTTTCGTGCAGGTCGGAACTTACCCGACAAGGGACTTCGCTACCGTAGAACAGTTATAGTTACTGCTGCCGTTTACCGGGGCTTCAGTTCAGAACTCATCAAAAAAATTGAATCATCCTTCCCCTTAACCTTCCAGCACTGGGCAGGCCTCAGCCCGTATACTTTGGCTTTCGCCTTTGCACAGACCTGTGTTTTAGATAAACAGTCGGCAAGCATCTTTTGCTGCGGCCACGTCAAACGTGGCAGGGCATCTCCCGAAGTTACGCCCAGCTGTTTTGCCGAGTTCCTTAAACCCCCTTCTCCCGCTGGCCTTAGTATTCTCTACCTATCCACCTGTGTCGGTTTGCGGTACGGTCTCGATTGTTTCTCATTGCGAAGCTTTTCTCGGAAACTTAACGCCGTCTGATTGGCCTTCGACAAGCTCAGGCCTTTTCATCACTACTTACCGTCATGGTAACGGATTTTCCAATCACCACTGATTTGTAGCTTAAACGTCGAATCATTATGACGCCAGATATATCAAATTTCGTCTCTCCCCAACTAATAACGAAACAACCAAGGTACAGGAATATCAACCTGTTGTCCATCGACTACGCCATTCGGCCTCGCCTTAGGACCGACTAACCCGAAGTTGACGACCATTGCTTCGGAAACCTTGGATATTCGGCCAACCGGATTCTCACCGGTTTCTCGCTACTCATACCGGCATTCTCACTTGATGTCGCTCCAGCCCGGCTTACACCGTAGCCTTCACTGCTACATCAACGCTCCCCTACCGCACCAAGTAAACTTGGCACCTCTGTCTTCGGTACGAACCTTAGCCTCGTTAGATCTTCGGCGCAAAACCCCTCGACTAGTGAGCTGTTACGCTTTCTTTAAAGGATGGCTGCTTCTAAGCCAACCTCCTAGCTGTCTGAGCGATTTCACTTCCTTTTACACTTAGATTCAATTTAGAGACCTTAGACGAAAGTCTGGATTGTTTCCCTTTAGTCCCACCAGCTTAGCCCGGCGGGGCTGACTGCCCTGATGAACCCCAAAGAATTCGGAGTTTGATTGAATATGAGACGTTTCCGCCCCATATCCATTCAGTGCTCTACCTCTCTGGTTTATATCAGAACGCTATACCTAAATATATTTCGGGGAGAACCAGCTATCACCGGGCACGATTAGCATATTACTCCTATCCGCAGGTCATCCAAGCCTCTTGTACCAGACACTGGTTCGGGCCTTCACCCATCTTTCGATAGGTTTCACCCTGCCCACGGATAGCTCGCCCGGTTTCGGGTCTTCCACACTCTCTTGACGCCATTTTAAGACTCGGTTTCCCTGCACCTTCCCCACAAAATGGGTTAGATTTATAGAGAGAATGAAAACTCGCCGGTTCATTCTTCAATAGGCACGCCATCATCCGCTAAAAGCGGACTTTGACTGTTTGTCAGCAGATAATTTCAGGTTCTATTTCACTCCCCTCCCGGGGGACTTTTCACCTTTCCCTCACGGTACTAGTTCACTATCGGTCTGTTTGGGTATTTAGTCTTGGAGCGTGGTCGCCCCAGATTCCCACAGGAGTTGATCTCTCGTGGTACTTAGGATCCCTCTAGGGGTACTTTGGATTTTGCCTACAAGGCTTTCGCTCTCTTTGGCGTACCAATTCCAGATACTTCGGCTATCCTCGGTACTCCCATATTAAGGTCCTACAACCCCCATCAATTGATGGGTTTAGACTTTTCCGTTTTCGCTCGCCGCTACTAACGAAATCTCTTCGATTTCTTTTCCTCGCCCTACTAAGATGTTTCAATTCGGGCACTTACCTCTCTAGCGTCTAGATGTCACAAAAGTGACACTTTGACGCTGAGTGATCCGTCGAAACGGACCGGGTTTCCCCATTCGGAGACCGCCGGATCGCAGGTTGCTTGACACCTCCCCGACGAGTTTCGTCGTCACGCCACGTCCTTCTTCGGCCCAAACAGCCAAGGCATTCATTATCTGCATTAATTAGAGTAGCTCTTCTCTGTGAAGATTTAATCCACCTCCGCCCTTATGGGCTTTGGTAGATATTTTATTACTTTATTCTATTCACTTTTCAAGGAGCCAAGGTGGACCGAAGCGGCTTCGAACCGCTGACCTCCTGTATGCAAAACAGGTGCTCTGCCAACTGAGCTATCGGCCCAATTTTTTTAGCTCTTCATCTATTTCTTTGAGATAAGCTAAAAGAGTCTCGTATTCAGTCATCTTAAGATGATATCTAGTACTATCATGTCCGGGCCAAATTTCTTCAGAGTCTTCCTCTTCCTCTCTCATCCTTTTTTGAACTTTTCTGAGCCTCTCAAGGGCCTTCTCCTGACTTTGAAGAAGAGCCTTTTTTTTCTCTTCTTTTGAGATCTGGTTATTCATTTCTCAAATTCTTTATTTCTTCTTCGATACTGATTAAATGTGCTCGGGCGACATTCAACTGCGACTCTTGTAACTCTGTAGCTGAATCCTCGTGTTTAACGCCCTTAAAATTTTTTAACGCTTCATCAAGCTTTGCCTTAGCTTCTTCTTTTTTTATTAATAATTCTTGATATTTATTGACCATTTTTCCAAAAAACAAAAAAGTCGCCCGGAGGCGACCCTTTTAAGGTACCTAAGAAATCAGACTACGTCCCACGCCAAAAGAACTTGGTGATAACGTAATATTTCATCTGATTTCCCATAAGATTAAACCCGTCTGGGTTAAGCCTCCTTAATTACAATCTTATTATATGAGATTATTATACGGAATGACAGAATAGATGTCAAGCGGCTAGATATCCACTCTTTTTTATGTTAAAATTTTTCTGATCGGGCGCGTAGCTCAGTGGTTTAGAGCGCTTACCTGATAAGTAAGAGGTCCCTGGTTCGATCCCAGGCGCGCCCACTGCGTCAAGCCACAGTGGCGTGGTCAAAAAAGACGCCTAATTATGCCCGAAAAAGAAAAAATAATTTTAGAAATAAGAATACCTCGCGAAAACGAGTATACCCCAGAATCGGCGGCTAATCTATTCTCTGGTTTCAGTAAAGCCCTTTCTTCTCAGTCAATCTTTCAGAGAATTCTTAGAAAACAATCAGAACCCTTGATTTTAGAAATTACCTGTCATCAACAAGGAATTCACTTTTATGTGGCTGTTTCTGAAGAACTTTTGCCTTTTTTAGAGAGCCAAATCTTGGCCGCTTATCCCCTTGCAATTCTTAATCGTGTCCCTGACTATCTCCAAAATTGGGAAAAAGAATCTCTGAAAATCGGCCAGATGACTCAATCAACCAGTTATTATTATCCTATTAAAACCTATAAAGAATTCACTGATGTTGATTCACTCTCCTCTATTTTAGCGGTGATGTCAAAAGCCAGCGAAAATGATCTTTTGTTAATTCAGTTAGTCCTTCAAAAAGCCAGTTCAGGCTGGCAATCGTCAGCTCAAAGGGCCATCACTAAAGGAATCAGAATCAGTGAAACAGAAAGGCAAGCTTTACCTGGAGAAAATTTGATTAAACAAAAAATTGAAGAAGGCGGATTAAAAACGGGTATCCGACTAGCTACTTCTTCGGAATTGCTTTTAAAATCATTAGCTGGTGGTTTTGCTCCTTTTACTCGAGGTGATGGTAACTCCCTAGCTTTCAAAAAGCCTTCTGTTCTAAATAAAAATAAATTAAAAAACGCCATCTTAACCCACCAATCAGGTTTTACCCCACGTTATCAAATTTTTTCTGTTTCTGAATTGGCCACTTTCTGGCACCTGCCTGGACAAAGTGTCAAAATTCCTAATATTGCTTGGGGGCGTTCGGTTTTAACCGAAGCACCAGAAAATTTACCAATAGCTGAAGGTTTAACCGAAGAACAAAAGTCAGAAATTAATTTCTTTACTAGAACAGAATATAAAAATAAATTGATGACTTTTGGCATAAAAAAGGATGATCGTCGTCGTCATATTTATGCCGTTGGTAAATCTGGTACCGGTAAATCAACTATGATTGCCAACATGGCCATTGATGATCTGAAAAAGCGCCAGGGTTTGGCAGTAATCGATCCTCATGGTGACCTTTCAGAAATTCTTTTGGACTATATCCCCTCTCATCGGATAAACGATATCTGTTATTTAAATCCGGCTGATAAAGAATATCCCTTCTCTATCAATATTCTTGAGGTTGATGATCCTGCGCAAGCTGAACTTGTTGCTTCTGGAATTGTCTCTATTTTCTATAAACTCTACGCTCATTCCTGGGGACCAAGAATGGAATATATTTTGAGAAATACTTTACTCACCCTGGCTCAAACGCCCAACACTACTTTGGTTGATGTTCCTAGAATTTTAACTAACAAAAATTTCAGAAACGAAATCGTCGAAAAACTTCAAGATCAAGTTCTGACCAGCTTTTGGACCGAAGAATATAATAAGATGCCAGACAGATTAAGAGAAGAAGCTATTAATCCCATTTTGAACAAAGTCGGCCAATTTGTTACTTCACCTTTAATCCGCAGTCTTATTGGCCAACCCAAATCAACTATTAATTTAGAAAGAATCATGAATGAGGGCAAAGTGATTATTCTTAACCTCTCCCAAGGACGTTTAGGAGAAGATAATGCTGCTCTATTAGGAGCAATGTTAATTACCAAAATTCAATTAGCCGCCATGAATCGGGTTAATATTCCTGAAGAACAAAGACGGGATTTTTATCTTTACGTCGATGAGTTTCAAAACTTTGCTACCAGGGCTTTTATTAAAATTCTTTCTGAAGCAAGAAAATATCGTCTTAACCTTTGTTTAGCTAATCAATACATGGCTCAAATTGACGAAGACGTCCAGAAAGCAATCCTGGGAAACGCTGCCACTTTAATTTCTTTTCTAGTTGGCGCCGAAGACGCCAATATCTTAGAAAGAGAGTTTGGGGGTATTTATACAGAACAAGATTTGGTTGGTCTTTCCAACTTCCAAGTCGTGACTAAACTAGCGGTTGATAATATTACTTCCAGACCTTTCTTTGCCTATACCCTACCCCTACCTAAATCTAAGAACCAAAACCGAGAAAAAGTCATCAGAGTTTCAAGAGAAAGATTTTCTTATAAAAAGTAACCTCAACTTTTCAGTGGCATTAAAAAACCACCTTGATTAGGTGGTTTTTTCTTTAACCCTATTTACTGTGGTAGGAGACGTTAGTTTTGTTTCCTATCTCATAAATGAGATAAGCAAGAAAAACCAACAAAATCTTGGGGTGTCTTTTCCGCCAAAGGCGGATCGTTCACTCCAGAAAGGAGGTGATCCATCCGCTCCTTCCAGAACGGATACCTTGTTACGAGTTATTCCTGATCACTGAATTCGGCGTAGGCCGCTTTAAAAGCGGACTTCGGCCGCCCCCAGCTTTCCTGAAGTCACGGGCGGTGTGTACAAGACCTGAGAACGTATTCACCGCGGTCTGCTGACCCGCGATTACTACCGATTCCGGGTTCATGTGGGCGAATTTCAGCCCACAATCCCAACTGAGGATACGTTTAAGAGATTAGCTCCAGATTACTCTTTTGCAACTCGTTGTCGTACCCATTGTAGGATGTGTGTCGCCCTGGACATAAGCATCATACTGACTAGTCGTCATCCTCCCCTTCCTCCCGCGTTAAACGCAGGCAGTTCCGTATGAATATTTAACATACAGTAAGGGTTGCGCTCGTTTACCCACTTAAGGGAACACCCTACGGCACGAGCTGACGGCAGCCATGCAGTAGCTGTGCTAGCACCCTCAAAGGCTCCCTCGCTTTCGCGAAGGATGCAGCTAGCATGTCAAGCCCAGGTAAGGTTCTACGCTTTGTGTCGTATTAAACCACATGCTCCACCGGTTGTGCAGGTCCCCGTCAATTCCTTAGAGTTTTAACCTTGCGGTCGTACTTCCCAGGCGCCTCGCTTAACGCGTTAGCTTGCGCCACTCCATCGAAAAGATAGAGCAGCTAGCGAGGATCGTTTACGGCTAGGACTACAGGGGTCTCTAATCCCTTTTGCTCCCCTAGCTTTCGTTCCTCAGCGTCAGGTCATTCCCAGGTACCTGCCTTCGCCCTTGGCGTTCCTCCTGATATCAATGGATTTCACTCCTACACCAGGAATTCCAGTACCCCCTAAAGACCTCTAGTTTATCAGTATCCAAACCCGATCTGGGGTTGAGCCCCAGGCTTTGAACTTGGACTTAATAAACCGCCTACGAAACCCTTTACGCCCAGTAAATCCGGATAACGCTTCCACCCTACGTATCACCGAGGCTTCTGGCACGTAGTTTGCAGGTGGTTATTCTTTCTGTTTCGACAACAAAATAAAAGCGGTTTACAACCCGAAGGCCTTCATCCCGCACGCGGCGTCGCTGCGTCAGGCTTTCGCCCATTGCGCAAGATTCCCAGTTGCTGCCACCCGTAGGTGTAGGGCCCGTGTCTCAGTGCCCTTGTGGCTGACCATCCTCTCAGACCAGCTACCCGTCATTGCTTTGGTAGGCCATTACCCCACCAACAAGCTGATAGGACGCAGGCTCATCCTTCGGCAAGCAGTTACGCTTTTTCCCGTAAACGGCTTATGCGGTATTACCTCCGATTTCTCGAAGCTATTCCCCACCAAAGGGTAGATTCCTACGCGTTAC
The Patescibacteria group bacterium genome window above contains:
- the radA gene encoding DNA repair protein RadA, producing the protein MAKPITKFVCQQCGAEAPKWLGRCPQCGEWNSLVETKLGIPDRVSGEIISQAKPQKLSQIKSVFQSRMKTGISEFDLVLGGGIVSGSVVLVSGEPGIGKSTLMLQLISQIDKKRTPPLYVSGEESLQQIKIRAQRLNLKIPETLFLTETNVETICAQIRDLRPKMVIIDSIQTCWTSSLSGMAGSVGQVRESAAMFLKVAKKEGIPLLLVGHVTKAGAIAGPKVLEHMVDTVIYIEGERFGGARLLRATKNRFGATDEVGVFEMTDKGLIEVTNPSRLFLKERVKKTPGSVVVATLEGTRPVLVEIQALVVPTTLVIPRRIGQGIDGRRLQLISAVLTKQLRLPLATFDVYVNVVGGIRIDEPGSDLGVALAIISSFKGISLDPKTVCFGEIGLLGEIREISQTDKRKKEARKLGLTEIISPEKFASVSQLARELFKK
- a CDS encoding S1 RNA-binding domain-containing protein — its product is MKKRKSKKIEKQTKKSSPKASVKRSSKKQPTTMEELLKQTKHQLHGWKRGDVINGIVVEKTKGILYIDIGGKSEGMVIDREMKAARDFIKELEVGSQVEAVVSQPENDKGQTLLSLKKAAADYLWGRFEEKMKTGGAVRVTGREVNKGGLVVEAKGLQGFIPASQFGSKWEEKIERLINRQIEVKPIEVDRGKNRLIFSEREVSEAALLKAQEEELRKIKIGNTFSGKITGVMPFGFFVKIKPDKIELEGLVHISEISWQRVEDPGEFYKVGDKIKVKVLAVDKTTGKLNLSIKQLKLDPWEAIEKTYPVDARVKSKVVRLAPFGAFVDVEEGIEGLIHISKIPAEKSLKVGDKVDCYIESIDKEGRRMSLGLVLKEKPIGYK
- a CDS encoding type IV secretion system DNA-binding domain-containing protein, with the protein product MPEKEKIILEIRIPRENEYTPESAANLFSGFSKALSSQSIFQRILRKQSEPLILEITCHQQGIHFYVAVSEELLPFLESQILAAYPLAILNRVPDYLQNWEKESLKIGQMTQSTSYYYPIKTYKEFTDVDSLSSILAVMSKASENDLLLIQLVLQKASSGWQSSAQRAITKGIRISETERQALPGENLIKQKIEEGGLKTGIRLATSSELLLKSLAGGFAPFTRGDGNSLAFKKPSVLNKNKLKNAILTHQSGFTPRYQIFSVSELATFWHLPGQSVKIPNIAWGRSVLTEAPENLPIAEGLTEEQKSEINFFTRTEYKNKLMTFGIKKDDRRRHIYAVGKSGTGKSTMIANMAIDDLKKRQGLAVIDPHGDLSEILLDYIPSHRINDICYLNPADKEYPFSINILEVDDPAQAELVASGIVSIFYKLYAHSWGPRMEYILRNTLLTLAQTPNTTLVDVPRILTNKNFRNEIVEKLQDQVLTSFWTEEYNKMPDRLREEAINPILNKVGQFVTSPLIRSLIGQPKSTINLERIMNEGKVIILNLSQGRLGEDNAALLGAMLITKIQLAAMNRVNIPEEQRRDFYLYVDEFQNFATRAFIKILSEARKYRLNLCLANQYMAQIDEDVQKAILGNAATLISFLVGAEDANILEREFGGIYTEQDLVGLSNFQVVTKLAVDNITSRPFFAYTLPLPKSKNQNREKVIRVSRERFSYKK